ACATCAGTATCCTTGTATTGTTTTGGTTTTTCAAAAACATGTTTTATTGCAATTTCACTCATAAACGCTCCTTAATTAATATTAGGATTAAATTAAAGTAAATATATTAAATTAAGTATATATTAATTCTACTACATTATGACCTTGTTTCTCTTAGCTTTTGCATCCATTATATGGATGCATTTTTTAAAATAGGCTACTTTTACCTAACAGATTTTACAAATGGCAGAAAAATAATATTAAAATGCACTAAAAGTACTATAAAACAGCCATTGAAGACAAAAAAACAAAATCAAAATTATTTAAGAAAAAACATTATTTATGCAAAGTTTTTGGAAAATAGACTAAAATTTATAAGTAATTGATATAAATGGCTGTTTTATTGGCTTATATGTCATTTACTTATCCTATTTTAATTATATAACTAAGGAAAATAATGTCAGCATTAACTATAGTTAATTTGATTTTTGGTGTTCTTGCATCATCATTAATGGTCATAATTTGTATTCCACAATTAATTTCTGTTTTAAAATCAAAATCCGTTGGAAACATATCTTACGGCACCTTTTTAATCTATTTCTTTGGGGGCGCTTTATTTATTTTAATTATGGTGCTTAAAAAAGGAATAGGCTCTTTTGAATTTGACGGAATTAAGAATCCCGATTTAGATCCAATAGTAAATATTGTCGGAAACTGACTGTTTATGGTATTGATGGCTACAACTATTACTTCATTTTTCATTTATGATAAAAACAAATCAAAAGCATTTAAATATTCAATTGGCTTTTGCATATGAATAATCTCTTTAGTTTTCACAATTTGATTTATTTTAGCTTACTCAAATAATAAATTTAGAGTTAATCTAAGTCCTGATTCAGTTTTATTAACAATTTTTACAGTATGTGCTACAGTATGCACTTCATTACCCTTTACATTGCAAATAATTAAAACATTAAAAACTAAAAGTGCAGAAGGATTAAGCATACTTATGCTTTATGTTGGAATGCTCATTAATGCCTGTTTAGCAGTATATTTGGGAACATTACTACCTTTTAAATCAGCTATGTGATTTGTATGTGTTTTTTTCTCAACTTTAGCAATTGTTGTGTATATTGTGCAGATAATTTTATACTACTACTATAAGAAAAAATCTAGTACTGATAGCACATGTGAAAATTTAAACACTGCTAATACTTAATTTAACTAATATGGCTGTTTTACAGCCTTTTTTGTTTATTTATGAAGCAAAATTATTTGCTAAAAGTTTGCTAATAATTCA
This sequence is a window from Mycoplasmopsis agalactiae PG2. Protein-coding genes within it:
- a CDS encoding PQ-loop repeat-containing protein produces the protein MSALTIVNLIFGVLASSLMVIICIPQLISVLKSKSVGNISYGTFLIYFFGGALFILIMVLKKGIGSFEFDGIKNPDLDPIVNIVGNWLFMVLMATTITSFFIYDKNKSKAFKYSIGFCIWIISLVFTIWFILAYSNNKFRVNLSPDSVLLTIFTVCATVCTSLPFTLQIIKTLKTKSAEGLSILMLYVGMLINACLAVYLGTLLPFKSAMWFVCVFFSTLAIVVYIVQIILYYYYKKKSSTDSTCENLNTANT